Proteins from one Candidatus Methylomirabilota bacterium genomic window:
- a CDS encoding anti-sigma factor gives MPHQPSSDMECRECMDLLADYVDGTLPKDQAELLDWHLEGCPNCVAFVNTYKGTVDAARRLRETKIPPELQQKLVAFLKRSARA, from the coding sequence ATGCCACATCAACCGTCGAGCGACATGGAGTGCCGGGAGTGCATGGACCTCTTGGCCGACTATGTGGACGGTACCCTCCCCAAGGACCAGGCGGAGCTGCTCGACTGGCATCTGGAAGGGTGTCCCAACTGTGTCGCGTTCGTGAACACGTACAAGGGCACCGTCGACGCCGCCCGCCGCCTCCGCGAGACGAAGATTCCCCCCGAGCTGCAGCAGAAGCTGGTCGCCTTCCTCAAGCGCTCCGCGCGCGCTTGA
- a CDS encoding transglutaminase-like domain-containing protein has product MERRVFLSTGLGASVATLMSRPLGALAQSGADGTRWRAFEVTTRVEIPDTKGPVRVWLPLSLTPDTDYFKNLGQSWTGNAKSARVVREEKYGATMLAAEWEPGGDAPAVEVVTRFATRDRVVDWSKPGAAREDKRVLARYLEPTRLMPTDGIVGRTAREITKGQKTDVDKSRALYEWIVDNTFRDPKVRGCGVGDIRAMLESGNLSGKCADLNALYVGLARSVGIPSRDVYGVRVADSAEFKSLGKSGDITRAQHCRAESFLAGYGWVAVDPADVRKVVLEERGGLPLTDPTVQKARVKLFGQWEMNWLAYNYAHEVKLPGSPGDPVGFLMYPQADVNGERRDSLDPDGFRYRLTSKELSA; this is encoded by the coding sequence ATGGAGCGACGCGTGTTCTTGAGCACCGGCCTGGGAGCCTCGGTCGCCACGCTCATGTCCCGCCCGCTCGGCGCGCTCGCGCAAAGCGGCGCCGACGGAACCCGGTGGCGCGCGTTCGAGGTGACCACGCGGGTCGAGATCCCCGACACGAAAGGACCCGTACGCGTGTGGCTGCCACTCTCGCTCACCCCCGACACCGATTACTTCAAGAACCTCGGCCAGAGCTGGACGGGGAACGCGAAATCGGCGCGTGTGGTGCGCGAGGAGAAGTACGGCGCGACCATGTTGGCGGCGGAGTGGGAGCCCGGCGGGGACGCGCCCGCCGTGGAGGTAGTCACGCGCTTCGCCACGCGCGATCGCGTCGTCGACTGGAGCAAGCCGGGGGCCGCGCGGGAGGACAAGCGTGTGCTCGCCCGCTACCTCGAGCCCACGCGGCTCATGCCCACCGACGGCATCGTCGGGCGGACGGCGCGCGAGATCACCAAGGGTCAGAAGACCGATGTCGACAAGTCGCGGGCGCTCTACGAGTGGATCGTGGACAACACCTTCCGCGACCCCAAGGTGCGCGGCTGCGGGGTGGGGGACATCCGCGCCATGCTCGAGTCCGGCAATCTCAGCGGCAAGTGCGCCGACCTGAACGCCCTCTACGTGGGCCTCGCGCGCTCGGTCGGCATCCCGTCGCGCGACGTGTACGGTGTTCGCGTCGCGGACTCGGCCGAGTTCAAGAGCCTCGGCAAGAGCGGCGACATCACGCGCGCCCAGCACTGCCGCGCCGAGTCCTTCCTCGCCGGCTACGGCTGGGTCGCGGTGGATCCCGCGGATGTGCGCAAGGTCGTGCTCGAGGAGCGCGGCGGCCTGCCCCTTACCGATCCCACCGTGCAGAAGGCGCGCGTCAAGCTCTTCGGACAATGGGAGATGAACTGGCTCGCCTACAACTACGCCCACGAGGTGAAGCTGCCGGGCTCCCCCGGGGACCCGGTGGGCTTCCTCATGTACCCGCAGGCCGACGTCAACGGCGAGCGTCGCGACAGCCTCGACCCGGACGGGTTCCGCTACCGGCTCACGTCGAAGGAGCTCTCCGCCTGA